The window GGCATTGCTGAGAGCCAACAATATTCCTGCAGGGCTTTGTTATCAGCGACTGAGTCTTCATGAGAATGGTGCGCCGTATTGCCTGCATGGTTTGAATGCAATTTATCTGCGTCAATTTGGCTGGTATCGAGTGGATGCGCGAGGGAATAAGCCGGGCGTAGATGCGCAGTTTTCGCCTCCCCGCGAAAAGTTGGCATTTCCGGTGTTGGGCGAAAATGAGTCGGATTTTAAGGAAATATGGCATTCGCCACTTCCTGTTGTCGTCGATGTCCTGGAGCGATGCCAAACCTACAGTGAAGTCTTGGATAATTTGCCGGACATTGAGATTGTAAGACTATAGAATT of the Gammaproteobacteria bacterium genome contains:
- a CDS encoding transglutaminase family protein, which encodes MEKYLQSSKYIDWKSPHVFSLAQKLVQGKSDELEIARTCFEWVRDNIKHSSDYQLNPVTCIASDVLEQGTGFCYAKSHLLAALLRANNIPAGLCYQRLSLHENGAPYCLHGLNAIYLRQFGWYRVDARGNKPGVDAQFSPPREKLAFPVLGENESDFKEIWHSPLPVVVDVLERCQTYSEVLDNLPDIEIVRL